The nucleotide sequence TCTCAGCATGGCAGTCAGCCGAAGCAGATGGTTCTCTCCCAACTCTTTTATGTACTGTGAGTAAGGCACAGTGGCCTGCAGGGTGTTAGCTGGAATACAGAGTGGTGACATAGAGGTGACAATGCAACTAATATTAAGTTCTTAGACTGCATGCTTCCTAGCAGTGTTTAGCACCCAACACTGTACTAAAAGCTGCAGTATTTAAAAGCTCTAGAGACCCCAACTGAATCTGCAAATTCAGAAATCTGTAGGGTGATCCACCTAACGTGCTGCagctttcctcttctccccaccAAAGTGATTTGTTTGAATAGCCTACAGTCAGCTTTCCAGCCAGGCTTTTGCAGACTTAAAGCTAAGTGCATTTTTCCTAAATGAGAGGACAGAATATACTTTTCTGTCCTTGTGTCCGGTAGAATCCTTACCTTCATTGCTCTTGAGGATAAAATGAAACTCTTTCTTCCAAAGTTGGGTAATGGATGTGCCACCATAATGTAGAGACTGGGCCCCAAGTACCAAATGAGTTGCCTTCTCTCCACTGCTGGGGTTAAACACTTCAACAGAAATTGGAACATCTTGTCCCAGTAGCAGAGAACTATTGGACTGGAGTTGGATAAAAAGGTTAACTGGCTCTTCAAGGGCAGTAGAAATGGAGCTGAACTCTGATTTGGTGCTGGTAGTTGTCTCAAGTGTCTTTATTCTTCTGTAGACTTtgtcaagtatttttttttcctgaagagaacctattacaaaaaaaagggggggggaggtatGAGGAGGAGAGTGcatatttcagtgttatttcCTGTGTAGTAATTGTAAAGCAGTAAATGCAGAAGGATGGAGTTGAATTGTCCTAACAGTGCTGTAGACAACTATTTCTTAGAGCATAGAGAGACATCTCATTGTGCTCCTGGTTGGAGCAGATTGAGAATTTCATCTGACAGCATGTTGCATGTGCCTGAAAGATTCTACTTTGAAAGAATTCTTTTAGTTTTGGAAATACTTCAGTGCTAACATCTGTCAGAGTAAGAGAACAGTTGCCTCTCTGTAATTGTAGCTATGGTGCAGTACTATCTTGTCCTGTGATACACTGCAGCAAAGAAGACAGCATGCCATAGGCTAAGATGAGATTGTAGAGTTGGGAAACTAGGCAGAATAATAGATTTTAAAGGGAGAGCTTCTATTTGAGGGAGggatatcatagaatcattgaatagcttgagttggaagggacccacaaatatcatcaagtccaactcctgggtccccgGAGGACCACCAAAGAATCAGACCGTGTCTGAGTGTTATCCAAATGCTTTTtgagctccagcaggctcaTTCCataaccacttccctggggagcctgtgaGGTTTTAGAACATTTGGGAGCACAGCAGTCCTCAGAAAGCTGGAGTCTGAAATGTAAGACGGGTGATGGGAGATGAATGTACAGAGTTTACAGGTAACAGAAGTCAAGAAAGGAAGTCTTCCAGACAGGAGAGTGTCTGGTGGAGAAATGCCTGGCCTTCTGGTGAGCTGGTAATTAAGCAGGATGAAACTTTGGGGTATGACCTGTACTTGGATTCTGTAGACAGCAAGAGTAAGGTGTTCTTGTGCCATTCAGGAAGAAGTAGTGAGAAGTGGATGACCATAATGCTCTGGTATGGCTGTTCAGTCCTGTACTCTTCACTTTTAACACTAGTAGGAAATGTGTTTAGACACTTTTCCACCCTATACCTTCAGGATATTTGTAGTTGTGTGTGATATCCTCACAGCGTTCGCTGCCCACACTCTTGGTGCTGATGTTGTTGCCAGTATACTTTGTGCAAATGCAAGCTGGCTTGAGGATGCCATCTGTTTTGTGTATCCAGATGTGGCACTTGGCATTTATGGCAGCAAAGAAATAGCAGACATCATAATCCACTTCAGTGTCCCCTTCTTTGATGGCTTGAACAGGGGCTGGCCCACAGAAGGATGCGCCTAAAGAGAAAATGCAGCCCAATTAAGAGTTAGATGCTTGACCAACTAGGCCCATGCTTAGAGCTCCATGGGCTGCACGAACTAAAAGAGTTAATGATGATTTAGTGTGTGAAGTCCTCGGGGTGATTTATGCATCCTCCCATTGGAAATtgaagaaggaaggaatatTGCACTGCTTTATTTGCTCCCTTTTTTCCCCGAGTCTGTCTTTGATATCTtacctttgcttttttcctgGCAGGTGGCATCTAGTGCCTGCCATCCACTGTACTCTGGTAGCAAGTCTGTTCGAGCCATCCAGCATTCGTTCCAAACATGGAAGGTCCTGTGAGAGACAACATCATGTGCTTATAACAAGATGCTGAGCCCTGAGGTACAGGAAACTTTTAGCCAAACCACAGCAAATTAACACTCCTTTGAAAGAACTCAGCACACAGGAAGAGACCATGTTTTTTGATGTAAGTGTAGTTTCTCCAGATGGTTTGGGTTATCGTTGTTCATTTGTGGGCCCTAGCAATATAGCACTCTTTACTTTTGGTTCCTGAGGTTTCTCAAGAACAAGTCATGTATACTGCAGCTCAGCTGAGCTCTCTCTTATTTACCTCCCTGCAGCTGTTTACCTTTTCCTCTCAGTTGCTTCCTAGACCCAGGTATTGTCTCAAACTTTAGTTTGGaccctgctgtgttttcttaCCAGACTCTGGCACTCTTGTCATGTGTAAGCAGCATTCCATTTTCGTCATAATACTCATCCACATTCAGACTGCTGTTCGTGTTGTGAGCCCATGTGAAGCCTGTGACAACCCTGGTGGGAATTCCCAAGCACCTCAGAACTGTGCAGAAGAAAGAGCTGTGGATCAGTTGTGCATCCTGCTGTAAAGGTATCTTTGCCAGTAGATGTAGAGCTGGTTTTGATACTAGGCCCATCAGAATGGCACTGGGCCTGATATCTGGACTTTGCAAGAAGCACTGTCCCTTCAGGAAGTGAACTGTCATAGGTGCATTCAGTGAATGGTGTGTACTAACACTCCTTTAGCCCAAGGCTAGCAGTGCTAAATGTTGATGAGTAAATTTGGAGGATCTGCCTCGCACTTAGAGATTAAAGGTTATGTTACTGGGATCTGTGCTTTCCCAGGAATTCAGTCATATGCTAGAGGTTCTGTGTACCAGGTAAGGCTTTACTCAACCCACAAGTCTTTGAACCACAACCGTACCTGAGCACATGACtgcagcaaacacccagcactgCCCATAGCGGACAGGTTTGCACTTCAGTGCCACCCACTGCCGGAGGatggggctgctgcccagccagtTGGAAGGGGGTGTCCCATCATAGTATTTCCCGGTCCCATATTCTGTCATGATTCCTCTAACCTCATCGCAGTTCATCttcagggaaggaggagagaaagatgAATTAAGGAATTACATCTTAGTAGGTAAACCATATCCTGTTTGATGGAACTACTTCCAGGGCAGCTGaaacaaaaaggattttttgtgCAGAACATGGAGATCATGACTGACCAGAGCAGGTGCAACAGTCTCCCTTGAGATTTATTCAGTAAGTGTGCTGCTACTGCTAAGAAATTCCTGCAGCACTACTTGTCTGCTGCAGGAATGTCAGGAAGGGCTGGAGATAGGTGGGAGATGTTGTTTGGAACAGCCCTGGGCAGTCTTACTGAGTAGTCGGTGGGTTGCTGTAAATTGGGATTAAGTATATACTAGCCTGTCTGCATTCAGACCTTCTCTGCTATGGACTAGGCTGCTGACTACTCTCCTTACCATGGCAGCAACTGTGCGGCAGATGTAAATAGGGTTCTTGCGCTGAGTGTGATCCTTGTCCCGTTGATGGCGTTCACCTATGTCCAGCAGTGTGAAGCAGATGTCCACAATATCCTCCTCAAACTAAAACAAGAACACAACATCTTGAGAAATGTGGCCTTAATGTTTGTTCTCTGGAATCCCTGCAATGGCTTGAAACTGTGCAGATTTGAAGATGGAGCACAACATACTGAAGGCAGAACTGTTGCTTTATTGAAGCGTAGTAAGAAATGCACTGGCATGATACTGCATCCCATGACTGAGGGAaactcctgattttttttctggagcacTCTAGGTCGGCATAGAGGTACTTGTTTAATCTGTTGTCACTAAAGTGGAATAGAATCCAGCTCTCATCACTGGCAGATTAGTCTTGGGCAAATTGGAAAATCTTGTCCTCCCTTTATCTGTAAAACAGACGGTATTATTAAGCtctgcaaaatgattttttatctGTTGATGAAAGGAAGAGACAAAGCCCAGACTGATGTGTTTCTTCGTAAAATGACTGGCTGAGAAAGTAGCTAAAATTACATACATTGGATTATGGGACTTCATACATAGGTCTCCGTTCTCCTGTATGTTCATAGAGAAAGACAGTAGGAGCAGAGAACAGACTCTTTCATCGAAGCCACAGCATGGGAATGAATTGTATTCTGTACATACAGGAGATAGACACCCTTCCTCTGCTGGTGGTTGTAAGAGAACACAGACATATTGGACCTCTTACCTGATTGAAgtcccagggctgtgccaggaCTGCATTTTCAGTCCCCCAGTAAATGATACCCTCTTGGTTTAGAACGTACTCCTGCCGCTGTGCCTCGTTAGCCAAGAACACTTCATCATCTAGAATGGAGGAAGAAAGCATAAGGAGAAAAGCATTCTTGGTCTTGGATGCCCTTGCATCAGCAGGCTATGCTACACTTAGGCAGTCCCTGGCATTGTACCCTTGGGAAATACCACAGATTCTGAATTGAGCAGGAAAGAATTTCATTGCAATCTCTGCTCAAGTAGAAGAACTTCAGAAAGATCCTACAAAGCTAGGCTATTGTACTAGCTAGCTTTTTTACTCTACTTGTTACTGACTTCTCTGTTCCTAAGGAAGATCCAATGGCATTAATCAAACCGGTTATAATCTTAACTTGTAGGAAATAAATGATTGaactgctttttcctttgcaagACCACGGTGTTCTGATAACAGTACTTCAGGAACAGGGTAGGAGTGCTGAGGCAGGTTGCTTCAAGCTGTGCTACCTGTACAAACCCCTGCCTCCTTCCTGAAGTGCtgagaggagcagggcaggagtaGAGGGAAGCACTGGGTAGGGTCAGCCTTAGCCTTTCCAGAGGCAGAGTGTCAGAGctcaaaactgtttttgtgaAGTGACTGATCTATGACTGCCTTTTTGTTCCTGATTCCTCACCTTGGCACCAGGGATTAAAGAGAAGGATGAAGTTTCCCAGGAGACAGTAAGACTTGGAGGCATGTAAAAGCAGAGCATACTGGCCAATGGGAGCATTGGCAGGCGTGTTCACAGAGATGGTCCAGAAACATGGGTCCTGTTCTTCTAGAGCTGCGCTCCACTGCTTCTGGTCTCCCAGGCGGGAGATAGGAAATTCAACCTGGGTTCCATCTGTTTTGGAAGGATTTGGTCCTGCAGCAAAAGAGATCTGGTTTCCACACATACATTGCCACCCCCTGCAGATTTTATGGACCATGGCTAGATCTGGAGTCATAGCTATCCTTTCATGTGGGACACTTAAGCTTAATGCTTACCTTAATGCTGCTGTCTTAAAGCTTACTGAACCTTCCTAAGGTTAATACTGGACTAAAGCCACCTTGTTTGATAGTGGAACGTGTATTTCACAGAGTGTAGAAAGGAGGAACAGCCAGAATGGTGCAGGCCTGTTGCTCTTGGGATTCAGTGTCTTGTGACAAAAGCCACAGTCAAATAAATTATGGTAGAGCAAGCTGAGAGTGGATGGCGCTGCCCTTCTCAGGGCTCTTGCTGAAAAACACTGTAATagaaaacatctgcaaaagACCAGCTGAGTTTAAATATTCCTAAATCAAAAGTCATGAGTGAGGAGAGATCCCATGAGTACTTTCAAAGAGCAATGAGCTTGCGTTGTGCTGTAATGTGTTTTGGGAAAAAGATTTAGTTTTGACCTTgcagtcccagcagcaggagactGCTCTGGCTTAGATAAACGGTTTGTTTGCCTCACTTCTAAATGTGGGCACATCTGTCCAGCTATGGAGATGTCTTTTGGCTCTGTTCTTCAGGTGGCTTTTGTACAACTGCTCTACAAGGTATGGTAATCATGGTACCTGTCTGTACTATGAGGAAGGTccttttcagctgctgcaggtaGTTGTATACTGGAGATGAGAAGCTCACTGTGATAATGAATGGCTGCCCACGCCTCACCATAAGCCTTTTAGTGCTGATTTCTTCTGTGTGGTGGT is from Anas acuta chromosome 16, bAnaAcu1.1, whole genome shotgun sequence and encodes:
- the LOC137865495 gene encoding protein 4.2-like, with protein sequence MGQGLSIKRCDFKITMNNNNHHTEEISTKRLMVRRGQPFIITVSFSSPVYNYLQQLKRTFLIVQTGPNPSKTDGTQVEFPISRLGDQKQWSAALEEQDPCFWTISVNTPANAPIGQYALLLHASKSYCLLGNFILLFNPWCQDDEVFLANEAQRQEYVLNQEGIIYWGTENAVLAQPWDFNQFEEDIVDICFTLLDIGERHQRDKDHTQRKNPIYICRTVAAMMNCDEVRGIMTEYGTGKYYDGTPPSNWLGSSPILRQWVALKCKPVRYGQCWVFAAVMCSVLRCLGIPTRVVTGFTWAHNTNSSLNVDEYYDENGMLLTHDKSARVWTFHVWNECWMARTDLLPEYSGWQALDATCQEKSKGASFCGPAPVQAIKEGDTEVDYDVCYFFAAINAKCHIWIHKTDGILKPACICTKYTGNNISTKSVGSERCEDITHNYKYPEGSLQEKKILDKVYRRIKTLETTTSTKSEFSSISTALEEPVNLFIQLQSNSSLLLGQDVPISVEVFNPSSGEKATHLVLGAQSLHYGGTSITQLWKKEFHFILKSNEANTLQATVPYSQYIKELGENHLLRLTAMLRDKDSYICFAQEEIRICDPPLIIKFPEHMVQYQPASVEISLLNPLAETLEKCVIVVGGRGLIYRQRKYRLGSVQPGSTQQLRISFTPTEAGPRRLTVNLTCLQLQNLKSYKSINIAAA